From a single Maylandia zebra isolate NMK-2024a linkage group LG3, Mzebra_GT3a, whole genome shotgun sequence genomic region:
- the khnyn gene encoding protein KHNYN yields the protein MDDERSDAGGGEAELEDEFACAGMLRGSLTSLHSTVERIFSVAFSIGADDLPHGSNGQIWLKLRGPSASVKAAKLFVKGVVNQEEQQEIKYPGVLHCVFCGAKGLFMDSLIKSTSAHIVVVSPGFLLISGLVEPVVRAYSLITDLVERYEGTQSKRMGDGGSGESLDSRRAFKTLVEKWEDRHILDLLVLPGSVKEILLDLVKETGLGSSPSSSLTDVNTEARPHGDSEDRSKIPSALKQTVPDPSTTTERWAEGMAAGTGNDFANKDSFQGFYMSAGTRGRAEGAEERPAHSPQEVGEEHLGQATASGKEKEQELQLSMGNKEFWLLLKFFTAMGYTEEVVKRVLARTGPKEASQILDLVQQEQDRSDQEQRNRVLPNPKREDAVDLNQTEKNRPCETEHREDGGEIAGGGGAIRSDGETEEGREGEDATGDARHNQGKVSADVMNKEQEEDFVLGVLKKAAASCGYPEQNVTKLYNLLPDGSTHQLLLQLQKEGVKEAGAFREGPREMDDVVLDTGGSKLQIIPELQPYTPPEEREFDGREKIRVSRIDSSVPIEGRDIWNNKPQQSPVTLYTSQQKQHQPSKSQTPHHIILPGVKGPPMPTYASSMDPQLTNFQSHKQQGNTNYLPNPSPTKQNHHAQNNGSKHSFKQALQAPQPLFPGTKDSSPTRAMDKRGFVSTPPVVVTGEQRFLESLQIPFELKLTDQPGDPTLRTIIIDGSNVAMSHGLGHFFSCRGIALAVQHFWDRGHRQISALIPQWRQKSDPRVKEKHYLTELQQLGLLSYTPSREVQGKRISSYDDRMILQHAQKTGGVIVTNDNLRDLLDESPVWRDIIKKSLLQYTFVGDHFMVPDDPLGRGGPHLDDFLRSEHRSPNPGNHSFAGSASSFSSSKQPRSQTEVINFRDRTLGGALDALGAAGRGRGRGQGKGWDMGQKQKQYGATGHGQGVRTERSPEETASLREQLCQVFPNQDNMVTLVLQCHSAETDINVLSDLILEQQSTN from the exons ATGGATGACGAGAGAAGCGACGCAGGCGGAGGAGAGGCGGAGTTGGAGGATGAGTTTGCGTGCGCCGGGATGCTGCGGGGGTCTCTGACCTCCCTGCACAGCACGGTGGAGCGGATATTCAGTGTGGCGTTCAGCATCGGGGCGGACGATTTGCCACACGGCAGCAACGGCCAAATATGGCTGAAACTGCGAGGGCCGAGCGCCAGTGTGAAAGCCGCCAAG ttatttgtGAAAGGAGTTGTGAACCAGGAGGAACAGCAGGAGATTAAGTATCCTGGGGTGCTTCACTGTGTCTTCTGCGGAGCCAAAGGCCTGTTCATGGACAGCCTGATCAAAAGCACCTCAGCACATATAGTG GTCGTCTCTCCAGGATTCCTGCTCATATCTGGCCTGGTGGAGCCGGTGGTGCGAGCCTACTCTCTTATTACAGACCTGGTAGAGAGGTATGAGGGCACACAGTCCAAGCGCATGGGGGACGGAGGCTCAGGTGAGTCCCTGGATTCACGACGGGCCTTTAAAACTCTGGTGGAGAAGTGGGAAGACAGGCACATCCTGGATCTTCTTGTGCTGCCAGGATCAGTAAAGGAAATCCTGTTGGACTTGGTGAAAGAAACGGGACTTGGATCAAGCCCTAGTTCATCACTGACTGATGTAAATACAGAGGCAAGGCCACATGGGGATTCAGAGGATAGGTCTAAAATACCCAGTGCCCTAAAGCAAACAGTCCCTGATCCTTCTACCACTACTGAGCGATGGGCTGAAGGGATGGCTGCAGGCACAGGAAATGACTTTGCAAATAAAGACTCCTTCCAGGGTTTTTACATGTCTGCAGGCACCCGAGGGAGGGCAGAGGGTGCTGAAGAAAGACCCGCGCATTCACCACAGGAGGTAGGAGAAGAGCACTTGGGCCAAGCAACAGCATCCGGGAAGGAAAAAGAGCAGGAGTTGCAGCTGTCGATGGGAAACAAGGAGTTTTGGCTTCTTTTGAAATTCTTTACCGCCATGGGATACACAGAGGAGGTTGTGAAACGAGTGCTTGCCAGAACAGGACCTAAAGAGGCATCGCAGATTCTGGACTTAGTTCAACAGGAGCAGGACCGCAGTGACCAAGAGCAGAGGAATCGGGTTCTCCCAAACCCAAAGAGGGAAGACGCTGTCGACCTGAATCAGACAGAGAAAAACCGACCCTGTGAGACAGAACACAGAGAAGATGGGGGAGAAATAGCAGGAGGCGGTGGAGCCATACGTAGCGATGGAGAAACAGAAGAAGGACGAGAGGGGGAAGACGCAACAGGGGATGCAAGACACAATCAGGGAAAAGTCAGTGCAGACGTAATGAATaaagagcaagaggaagactttGTGCTGGGGGTGTTGAAGAAAGCGGCAGCCAGCTGTGGGTACCCCGAACAGAACGTAACCAAACTGTACAACTTGTTGCCTGATGGATCGACTCACCAGCTgctcctgcagctgcagaaagaGGGAGTCAAAGAGGCAGGAGCCTTCAGAGAAGGACCGAGAGAGATGGATGATGTGGTCTTGGACACTGGCGGGTCAAAACTTCAAATAATACCAGAACTTCAGCCTTATACACCTCCAGAAGAGAGAGAATTCGATGGTCGAGAAAAGATAAGGGTGTCAAGGATTGATAGTAGTGTCCCTATTGAGGGACGAGATATTTGGAATAATAAACCCCAGCAGTCACCGGTGACCTTGTACACCTCACAGCAAAAGCAACACCAGCCTTCAAAGTCACAAACTCCTCACCACATCATCCTACCTGGGGTCAAAGGGCCACCAATGCCTACTTATGCCTCATCCATGGATCCTCAGCTCACCAATTTCCAATCTCATAAGCAACAAGGCAACACCAACTACTTGCCTAATCCATCTCCCACAAAACAGAATCATCATGCTCAGAACAATGGCTCAAAGCACTCCTTTAAGCAAGCCCTTCAAGCTCCTCAGCCTTTATTCCCTGGCACGAAGGACTCGTCTCCCACCAGAGCGATGGACAAACGGGGTTTCGTGTCTACTCCTCCAGTGGTGGTGACAGGAGAGCAGCGATTCTTGGAGAGCCTGCAGATCCCCTTTGAACTCAAGCTGACAGACCAGCCCGGAGACCCAACACTGAGGACGATCATAATTGATGGGAGTAACGTGGCTATGAG TCACGGACTGGGTCATTTCTTCTCCTGTCGGGGAATCGCTCTGGCTGTACAGCACTTCTGGGACCGAGGCCATCGTCAAATCAGCGCCCTAATTCCACAGTGGAGGCAAAAGAGCGACCCCAGGGTCAAAG AGAAGCACTATCTGacagagctgcagcagctgggCCTGCTCTCCTACACACCATCCAGAGAGGTCCAAGGCAAGAGGATCAGCTCGTATGATGACAG AATGATACTGCAGCACGCACAGAAGACAGGCGGAGTGATCGTGACCAACGACAACCTGAGGGACCTCTTGGACGAGTCCCCCGTATGGAGGGACATCATTAAAAAGAG TCTTCTTCAGTACACTTTTGTCGGGGATCACTTCATGGTCCCTGATGACCCTCTTGGAAGAGGAGGGCCTCACCTGGATGACTTCCTGCGTTCAGAGCATAG GAGTCCAAATCCAGGAAATCACTCTTTTGCTGGCTCGGCCTCATCTTTCAGTTCCTCCAAACAGCCACGCTCCCAAACAGAGGTCATCAACTTCCGTGACCGAACACTAGGGGGCGCACTGGACGCTTTGGGAGCAGCCGGCAGGGGTAGAGGAAGGGGACAAGGAAAGGGATGGGACATGGGACAGAAGCAGAAGCAGTATGGTGCTACAGGTCATGGCCAGGGGGTCCGGACCGAGAGGAGTCCTGAAGAAACAGCCAGCCTGAGAGAGCAGCTCTGTCAGGTTTTCCCTAATCAGGACAACATGGTGACGCTGGTGCTGCAGTGCCACTCGGCAGAGACGGACATCAACGTGCTGTCTGATCTGATTTTGGAGCAGCAATCAACAAACTAG